One Setaria italica strain Yugu1 chromosome I, Setaria_italica_v2.0, whole genome shotgun sequence DNA window includes the following coding sequences:
- the LOC101778178 gene encoding cytochrome P450 71D8 — protein sequence MEYFGLPSFYSYGFCLLLALLARALFSALHKPGPRMPPGPWQLPVIGSLHHLLLRRGLPHHTMRELSQRYGPLMLLRICERAAVVVSSAEAVREVFKGHDATFSQRPSSPGIDELLRHGQGVIFAPYGDHWRLLRRILMTELLSPRRVEAFRRIREEEAARLVASLALAPPAGQPVDVDERLKEFNADSSVRAIMGDRLRNRAAFLRLVEEGQDPSSLFDLRDLFPSSWLVRMLPRSGKAERHRQKIFRLMEDVLLNHRERTTTTTTTNQDTEGELDNMADVLLRIQKEGDMRVSLNHGVIRAVLIDAVGAALDTSSTTLQWAMAELVANPRVMEKAQLEVRKVMAPQQRVTEAALSDLHYLKAVIKETLRLHPPAPFVPRVCLDDCMVQGYHVPQGTIAITNVWTISRDPKYWEEPDMFRPERFESGQCFDYKGFDFEFTPFGVGRRMCPGINFSHANVEIALASLLYHFDWKLPDGAKPEDMDMTEVWGVTVRRKAKLLLHPIPCIPLVDEP from the exons ATGGAATACTTTGGCCTGCCGTCCTTCTACTCCTATGGCTTCTGCCTCCTCCTCGCTCTCCTCGCCCGTGCCCTCTTCAGCGCCCTCCACAAGCCTGGTCCGCGGATGCCTCCCGGCCCATGGCAGCTTCCGGTGATCGGCAGcctccaccacctgctgctgcgccgTGGGCTCCCACACCACACCATGCGCGAGCTCTCCCAGCGCTACGGCCCGCTCATGCTGCTGCGGATCTGCGAGcgcgcggccgtcgtcgtctcctCCGCGGAGGCTGTGCGGGAGGTCTTCAAGGGCCACGATGCCACCTTCTCGCAGCGGCCGAGCAGTCCGGGCATCGACGAGCTCTTGCGGCACGGCCAGGGGGTGATCTTCGCGCCCTACGGCGACCACTGGCGCCTGCTCCGCCGGATCCTCATGACCGAGCTCCTCAGCCCGCGCCGAGTCGAGGCGTTCCGGCGCATCcgcgaggaagaggcggcgcgCCTGGTTGCGTCGCTGGCGTTGGCGCCTCCGGCGGGCCAGCCCGTCGACGTCGACGAGCGGCTCAAGGAGTTCAACGCCGACTCGTCCGTGCGCGCCATCATGGGCGACAGGCTGCGCAACCGCGCCGCGTTCCTGAGGTTGGTCGAAGAAGGACAGGACCCTTCGTCGCTGTTCGACCTCCGAGACCTCTTCCCGTCGTCATGGCTCGTGCGGATGCTGCCAAGGAGTGGCAAGGCGGAGCGGCACCGGCAGAAGATATTCCGGCTCATGGAAGACGTCCTTCTGAACCATCgggagaggacgacgacgacgacgacgactaaCCAAGACACAGAAGGCGAGCTGGACAACATGGCCGACGTGCTGCTGAGGATCCAGAAGGAAGGCGACATGCGTGTTTCTCTTAACCATGGAGTCATCAGGGCAGTGCTCATA GATGCTGTTGGTGCAGCTCTTGACACATCCTCGACTACTCTACAATGGGCCATGGCCGAACTAGTTGCGAACCCGAGGGTGATGGAAAAAGCCCAGTTAGAGGTTCGAAAGGTCATGGCACCGCAGCAGAGAGTGACTGAGGCAGCTCTAAGCGACTTGCACTACCTCAAAGCAGTCATCAAGGAGACCTTACGATTACACCCTCCTGCTCCGTTCGTGCCAAGGGTGTGCTTGGATGATTGCATGGTACAAGGATACCATGTACCGCAGGGGACGATAGCCATCACAAACGTTTGGACAATCTCTAGGGACCCAAAATACTGGGAAGAACCTGACATGTTTAGGCCGGAAAGGTTCGAAAGTGGCCAATGTTTCGACTACAAGGGGTTTGATTTTGAGTTCACTCCATTCGGGGTTGGACGGAGAATGTGCCCCGGGATAAATTTCTCGCATGCGAATGTTGAGATTGCTCTCGCTAGCCTCCTGTACCATTTTGACTGGAAGCTGCCAGATGGAGCGAAGCCGGAGGACATGGACATGACAGAAGTTTGGGGAGTTACCGTAAGAAGAAAGGCTAAGCTACTTTTGCATCCCATTCCTTGTATTCCACTTGTAGATGAACCATGA